The following coding sequences are from one Eucalyptus grandis isolate ANBG69807.140 chromosome 11, ASM1654582v1, whole genome shotgun sequence window:
- the LOC104427521 gene encoding LOW QUALITY PROTEIN: probable L-type lectin-domain containing receptor kinase S.5 (The sequence of the model RefSeq protein was modified relative to this genomic sequence to represent the inferred CDS: inserted 3 bases in 2 codons; deleted 1 base in 1 codon; substituted 2 bases at 2 genomic stop codons): MNITPPIKSLLVVVTIVACTYDRAMCLKFNYPIFVEADENHFVRNNSYIVLNSLQVTPDVIVASISNLSDCILYKDPFKLWKKKGDSRDITSFNSTFVLNITPHTVPGGEGLAFLITGETGLPDNSHGRWLGNVNSTTDRLRXNQVIAIEFNSRKSYAGDWDDNHVGLNVNSIFSLKQKPLADYSVNLWTATNITARVEYDGKNIPLSVFLSNETGEYMKNPIISVPLNLSEYLLQDVFLGFSAPTSNYTELNCIRSXLFEETNSDEDPKLLWVWVAVPTVLGLCALIYLLNRIRTDKKGLLEGTYPTIEDQTEGSSTAPQKFRFKDLKKATGNFKNKLVQGSFGTVYKGHIMXKRVSEDSCQGKQEFLEEITTIGILHHRNLVKLIGWCYESRELLLVYEYMPNSSLDKYIYCHENLIASGPTLNWQRRYNIINGVAKALDYLRNGCKKKVLHQDVKASNIMLDLGFNARLGDFGLVHTIQQTEQTHHSTKEIAGTRGYMAPESFLTGRATMETDIYEFGILMLEVFCGREPGXIIVSWVWELHGRGRILSAADSRMGGDFGDGEMEDMFVLGLACCHPNPNCRPSMRSVLQVLTGQVAPPIVPLERPAFIWPSMPPSFREDFDCSIAKGQMTPITEVRRR; this comes from the exons TGAAGTTCAATTACCCCATCTTTGTAGAAGCAGATGAGAACCATTTCGTCAGGAATAATTCCTATATAGTTCTCAATTCCCTCCAAGTGACACCAGATGTAATTGTAGCTTCTATCTCAAACTTGTCTGACTGCATATTATACAAAGACCCATTCAAGCTATGGAAGAAAAAGGGCGACAGTCGAGACATCACATCTTTCAATTCCACTTTTGTGCTTAATATAACTCCACATACTGTTCCGGGTGGAGAAGGTCTTGCCTTCCTTATAACTGGAGAAACGGGTCTTCCAGACAACAGTCACGGAAGATGGCTCGGTAATGTCAACTCGACCACAGACAGACTCCGTTAGAACCAAGTTATAGCCATAGAATTCAACAGCCGGAAGAGCTATGCAGGAGACTGG GATGATAACCACGTGGGATTGAACGTGAATAGTATTTTCTCGCTCAAACAAAAGCCTCTGGCTGATTACAGTGTCAATCTTTGGACAGCTACCAATATAACAGCCAGAGTGGAATATGACGGGAAGAACATCCCATTGTCTGTCTTCTTGAGCAATGAAACAGGAGAATACATGAAAAATCCAATTATTTCTGTTCCTCTCAATCTTTCTGAGTATCTCCTGCAGGATGTGTTCCTAGGATTTTCTGCTCCAACAAGCAACTACACAGAGTTGAACTGCATAAGGTCATGACTCTTTGAGG aaacaaactCGGACGAAGATCCTAAACTTTTGTGGGTTTGGGTTGCAGTTCCAACTGTACTTGGGCTGTGTGCTCTAATTTATCTCCTGAATAGGATAAGAACAGACAAAAAGGGTCTATTGGAAGGCACTTACCCAACAATAGAAGATCAGACCGAGGGCTCATCCACAGCTCCACAGAAGTTCCGGTTCAAGGATCTTAAGAAAGCAACAGGCAACTTCAAGAACAAGCTAGTACAGGGGAGTTTTGGAACTGTTTATAAAGGGCACATAA GTAAAAGGGTTTCTGAGGATTCATGTCAAGGCAAGCAAGAATTCCTAGAAGAAATCACGACCATTGGCATCCTCCACCACCGGAATCTAGTGAAACTAATTGGATGGTGCTACGAGAGCCGCGAGCTCCTCCTCGTGTATGAGTACATGCCGAATAGTAGCCTAGACAAGTACATATACTGTCATGAGAACTTAATAGCTAGTGGACCAACCCTGAATTGGCAGAGAAGGTACAACATAATAAATGGAGTTGCTAAAGCACTTGATTATCTCCGCAATGGTTGCAAGAAGAAGGTGCTTCACCAGGATGTCAAAGCAAGCAACATCATGTTGGATTTGGGGTTCAATGCTCGGCTCGGGGACTTCGGGCTGGTGCACACCATCCAACAGACTGAACAGACGCACCACTCAACCAAAGAAATTGCCGGAACCCGGGGTTACATGGCTCCCGAAAGCTTTCTTACGGGAAGGGCAACCATGGAAACAGACATTTACGAATTTGGCATCCTCATGCTTGAAGTTTTCTGTGGAAGAGAACCGGG GATCATTGTGTCCTGGGTATGGGAATTGCATGGGAGGGGAAGGATCTTGAGTGCAGCCGATTCCAGGATGGGCGGAGACTTTGGAGACGGAGAAATGGAGGACATGTTTGTCCTGGGGTTGGCCTGTTGCCACCCGAATCCGAACTGTAGGCCCTCAATGAGAAGCGTGTTGCAGGTGCTTACTGGGCAAGTAGCTCCGCCGATTGTGCCGCTGGAAAGGCCAGCTTTCATCTGGCCGTCAATGCCTCCATCTTTTAGAGAGGACTTCGATTGCTCCATTGCCAAAGGCCAAATGACTCCCATAACAGAAGTTCGCAGGAGATGA